One Lentibacillus cibarius DNA window includes the following coding sequences:
- a CDS encoding PucR family transcriptional regulator, protein MYVTIKDILKLDEFEDVEIIAGKSDLNHRVRNVYFMEVPDIYAYIEQNGLLLTTLYPIADNPAQIQTLIPKLAEMHIAGVAIKPGRYVDEIPDIMIKQANEYGIPLMKLPDGANLSTLTHQILTILLDARTSVLEFRDKMHQQLLGLLLEDANLNRFVESVAKLIDAPVLLLNNDLEYVDSSLDKSDNKITIRDQSNEIDVYSADKNNFSVQVNETIYEKNDIYIQFIIAGGDEFGYLVVLLEQGKSLNNNLIVAIEQASFLVAFLFQKEQALLQKERNYLSNFIRDIFNNQYGSQTEITEKAKVFKWNFQFPMAILSIKTNIKDSEKKLAVYNRMLDSGMIERIVSQAVDIPIENCKTLYYNDSLVCFISIVFEKNLKQKLKKAGDSIVHRFRKLSNLGVSISDTVYDMDQIREYYSNSMLVFKIYKEKLDKQSFVRFYEDIGLFRLFHYVEEISVLQEFVTEKLGSVIEYDERKGANLLETLSYYIQNNTNLQKTADDMYVHYNTMRYRMGKLKELGINDEDGFELAEISLAYQLHQYLKFKKE, encoded by the coding sequence ATGTATGTAACAATAAAAGATATTTTGAAATTGGACGAGTTTGAGGATGTTGAAATCATAGCTGGCAAGTCAGATCTGAACCACAGGGTTAGAAATGTGTACTTTATGGAGGTTCCTGATATTTATGCATATATCGAACAAAATGGCTTATTGCTAACAACTTTATATCCAATTGCTGATAATCCAGCGCAAATTCAGACACTTATACCTAAATTGGCCGAAATGCATATCGCCGGAGTTGCTATTAAACCAGGTAGATATGTTGATGAAATCCCAGACATCATGATCAAGCAAGCCAATGAATACGGTATTCCATTAATGAAATTGCCGGATGGTGCCAATTTATCCACATTAACGCATCAAATACTAACAATACTGCTAGATGCAAGAACTTCTGTGTTGGAATTTCGGGATAAAATGCACCAGCAATTATTGGGTTTGTTATTGGAAGATGCCAATTTGAACAGGTTTGTTGAATCCGTTGCCAAACTTATTGATGCACCTGTATTACTTCTAAACAATGATTTAGAATATGTGGATTCATCGCTTGATAAAAGTGACAATAAAATAACCATACGTGATCAGTCAAACGAGATAGACGTATATTCAGCCGACAAAAATAATTTCTCCGTACAAGTAAATGAGACAATATATGAGAAAAACGATATTTATATTCAATTCATCATTGCTGGAGGTGACGAGTTTGGTTATTTGGTCGTTCTGCTGGAACAAGGAAAGAGTCTTAATAATAATCTAATCGTTGCAATCGAGCAAGCATCTTTTTTGGTGGCATTTCTATTTCAGAAAGAACAAGCATTGCTTCAAAAGGAAAGAAATTATCTAAGCAATTTTATTAGGGATATTTTTAATAACCAATATGGCTCCCAAACGGAAATAACCGAAAAGGCAAAGGTATTTAAATGGAACTTCCAATTTCCAATGGCTATTTTAAGTATTAAAACGAATATAAAAGATAGTGAAAAGAAATTAGCAGTATACAACCGAATGCTCGATTCCGGCATGATTGAGAGAATTGTATCACAGGCAGTCGATATCCCTATAGAGAATTGTAAAACACTTTATTATAACGATTCGTTAGTATGTTTTATAAGCATTGTGTTTGAAAAGAACTTAAAACAAAAGCTAAAAAAAGCAGGCGATTCCATAGTACACAGATTCAGAAAGCTAAGTAATCTAGGGGTAAGTATTTCTGATACAGTTTATGATATGGACCAAATAAGGGAGTATTATAGCAACTCAATGTTAGTATTTAAAATTTATAAGGAAAAGTTGGACAAACAATCCTTTGTTCGTTTTTACGAAGATATTGGGTTATTTCGCTTATTTCATTATGTTGAGGAGATCTCCGTCTTACAGGAATTTGTAACCGAAAAGTTAGGTAGTGTCATCGAATATGATGAAAGGAAAGGTGCAAACTTGTTGGAAACACTTAGTTATTACATTCAAAATAACACCAACCTCCAAAAAACCGCAGATGATATGTATGTACATTATAATACCATGCGTTATCGAATGGGTAAGTTAAAGGAACTTGGAATAAATGATGAGGATGGATTTGAATTAGCGGAAATTTCCTTAGCCTATCAGTTACATCAATACCTGAAATTCAAAAAAGAATGA
- a CDS encoding DUF1427 family protein: MRDFLLSLTGGLVVGVLFSLVKLPLPAPPLPGIFGMVGIFLGGVLMDFLFRTFNERKKAEVSHD, from the coding sequence ATGCGTGATTTTCTTTTATCATTAACAGGAGGTTTGGTTGTAGGCGTATTATTTTCCTTAGTTAAATTGCCTTTACCTGCCCCACCCTTACCCGGAATATTTGGAATGGTAGGAATATTCCTAGGAGGAGTACTAATGGACTTCCTTTTTCGCACCTTCAATGAGAGGAAAAAGGCGGAAGTTTCCCATGATTAA
- a CDS encoding flavodoxin, protein MRCLIAYLSYSGNTKEAAEIITDYLMADGAIVDVHRIGIDPPVDAAAYDMIFLGTFTWDMGATPDEVKDFILEVGYKPDHMAIFGTGETQFGGDDLFCLAVDKLVTFYGSRWPGLKIEQSPRGSQEQVVKNWLKGVLHDVKSLA, encoded by the coding sequence TTGAGATGTCTCATAGCGTATTTATCCTATAGTGGTAACACAAAGGAAGCCGCGGAAATAATCACTGATTACTTAATGGCGGATGGTGCGATAGTGGACGTGCACCGAATAGGTATCGATCCACCTGTTGATGCAGCAGCTTACGATATGATTTTTCTCGGAACATTCACCTGGGATATGGGTGCAACGCCTGATGAGGTAAAGGACTTTATCCTGGAAGTTGGCTATAAACCGGACCATATGGCCATTTTCGGAACAGGAGAAACGCAATTTGGCGGGGATGATCTGTTTTGCCTGGCCGTAGATAAACTTGTCACGTTTTACGGAAGCAGGTGGCCTGGATTGAAAATAGAACAGTCCCCGCGCGGCTCACAGGAACAAGTGGTCAAAAACTGGCTGAAAGGAGTGCTTCATGATGTCAAAAGTCTTGCTTAA
- a CDS encoding XapX domain-containing protein, with amino-acid sequence MLEIVLSLIGGLLVGILFKFIKLPVPAPPLIGIVGVVGIFLGAQLINAVFNVV; translated from the coding sequence ATGTTGGAGATTGTCTTGTCTTTAATTGGAGGTTTGCTTGTGGGCATATTATTTAAGTTCATTAAGTTACCAGTACCTGCTCCTCCTTTGATAGGTATCGTAGGGGTGGTAGGAATATTTCTGGGTGCCCAATTAATTAATGCTGTCTTTAATGTTGTTTAA
- a CDS encoding ribonucleotide-diphosphate reductase subunit beta has product MSKVLLNKAKTLEPMNPNKSTALFGGRSSGILNWNDIKYPHWYKMYKRLVGNYWQADEINMSDDLRQFASLTDEERDAYLKIIGLLSTLDGPQTRTALLLSLYATDPSVQSIMAVIAQQEAVHNESYSYVLSSVVSLDEQNESFQLGRKDPVLLKRNETIMQQYNAFVEEPTIENILKTMVYTALLEGMFFYSGFAFFYSLARKNKMVGTSTMISYINRDELEHGRFISELFRATLHENPDMNTAAFSDWVYNRFQESVDLEIEWSRYVLADIDGIDLEEMAGYIKYRANKMLRMMGLDEIYPDHTENPMKWIRAYADNFDGTKTDFFEQKSRQYTKTSDLNGFDDL; this is encoded by the coding sequence ATGTCAAAAGTCTTGCTTAACAAAGCGAAAACCTTGGAGCCAATGAACCCGAACAAGTCGACAGCACTGTTCGGCGGAAGGTCAAGCGGCATTTTGAATTGGAATGATATTAAGTATCCACACTGGTATAAAATGTATAAACGGCTCGTCGGCAACTACTGGCAAGCCGATGAAATTAATATGTCTGACGACTTGCGCCAGTTTGCATCACTGACCGATGAAGAGCGGGACGCGTATTTGAAAATTATCGGCCTCTTATCAACACTCGACGGACCGCAAACCCGGACGGCACTGCTTTTATCACTGTATGCGACCGACCCGTCCGTTCAGTCGATTATGGCCGTCATCGCGCAGCAGGAAGCGGTGCATAATGAGAGCTACTCATACGTCTTATCGTCCGTCGTTTCCCTCGACGAACAGAACGAATCCTTCCAGCTTGGCCGCAAAGATCCGGTCTTACTGAAGCGAAACGAAACAATCATGCAGCAATACAATGCGTTTGTTGAGGAGCCGACGATTGAAAATATCCTTAAAACAATGGTTTATACCGCGCTATTGGAAGGGATGTTCTTCTACTCCGGGTTTGCGTTTTTCTATTCATTAGCAAGGAAAAATAAAATGGTCGGCACGTCAACGATGATCAGCTATATCAACCGGGACGAGCTGGAGCACGGTCGATTCATTTCGGAATTATTCCGAGCGACCCTGCATGAAAACCCGGACATGAATACAGCCGCCTTTTCCGATTGGGTATACAACCGGTTTCAGGAATCGGTAGATCTCGAAATCGAATGGTCGCGATATGTGCTTGCTGATATTGATGGGATTGACCTCGAGGAAATGGCCGGCTATATTAAGTATCGCGCGAATAAAATGTTGCGGATGATGGGCCTTGACGAGATTTATCCGGACCATACCGAAAACCCGATGAAATGGATTCGTGCGTATGCTGATAATTTTGATGGCACCAAAACTGACTTTTTCGAGCAAAAATCAAGGCAGTACACGAAAACGAGTGATTTGAACGGATTTGATGATTTGTAA
- a CDS encoding ribonucleoside-diphosphate reductase subunit alpha: protein MISAVTDRWTSLIDRATQGLNVDKELLFAKIHKADAAVTTDHVIKWALENIDEVNPDWTYVASRLYLQTLYEAAATNRGYDAGNRYGDFYQLIETLTDKGIYTDSFLHKYTKEEIDYFSNIIEPERDLLFNYLGLYTLATRYLATDHDNHTYELPQERWMIIAMHLMQDEEPTHRYQYVAEAYWALSNLYMTVATPTMTNAGKTHGQLSSCFIDTVDDSLQSIYDSNTAIAKLSKNGGGIGVYMGKIRGRGSSIKGFKGMSSGVVPWIKQLNNTAVSVDQLGTRKGAIAIYLDVWHADIEAFLDLKLNNGDERMRAHDIFTGVCLPDYFMEQVENRGDWYLFDPHEVRQVMGYSLEDFYDEEKGDGSWRERYLECVASDKLTKRVVPAIDIMKRIMKSQLESGTPFMFYRDEVNRQNNNPHEGMIYCSNLCTEITQNQSPTEFLEEVTEEDGTIVQKYKPGDYVVCNLSSINLGRAVPDQVLERLIRIQVRMLDNVIDINTLPLTQTQLTNRKYRAIGLGTFGWHHLLAKKHIQWESEEAVAYADELYEKIAYLTIRTSMELSHEKGSYPVFTGSKWQTGKYFTDKGYTGEKWEQLQRDVATYGIRNGYLMAVAPNSSTSMIAGSTASIDPVFQPFYFEEKKDFKIPFTAPDLDHHTYSIYRRSAYIVDQRLSVRQNAARQKHIDQSISFNFYVPHTIKASVLLNLHLQAWREGLKTTYYVRSTANDVEECEWCES from the coding sequence ATGATATCAGCAGTAACGGATCGATGGACAAGCTTAATTGATAGGGCGACTCAGGGGTTAAATGTCGACAAGGAATTATTATTTGCAAAAATACATAAAGCAGATGCAGCGGTGACAACTGATCACGTCATCAAATGGGCGCTGGAAAACATTGATGAAGTAAACCCTGACTGGACGTATGTGGCGAGTCGACTCTATTTACAGACGTTATATGAAGCGGCAGCGACTAACAGGGGATATGATGCTGGCAATCGCTACGGGGATTTTTATCAGCTGATTGAAACACTTACCGACAAAGGGATTTACACAGATAGTTTTCTTCACAAATATACAAAAGAAGAAATTGACTATTTCAGTAATATTATCGAGCCGGAGCGGGACTTGCTATTTAATTATCTTGGCTTGTATACACTGGCAACACGATATCTCGCCACTGACCATGACAATCATACATATGAATTGCCGCAAGAGCGTTGGATGATCATTGCCATGCACCTGATGCAGGATGAGGAACCGACACACCGGTACCAGTATGTCGCTGAGGCGTATTGGGCACTGAGCAATCTGTATATGACCGTTGCTACGCCGACCATGACGAATGCTGGTAAAACGCACGGACAATTGTCGAGCTGTTTTATCGACACGGTTGATGACAGCCTGCAGTCGATTTATGACAGCAACACGGCCATTGCCAAGCTTTCCAAGAATGGTGGTGGTATCGGCGTTTATATGGGTAAAATTCGCGGCCGTGGTAGTTCCATTAAAGGGTTTAAAGGTATGTCCAGCGGTGTCGTGCCGTGGATCAAGCAATTGAATAACACGGCGGTGAGCGTTGATCAACTCGGGACACGCAAAGGCGCGATTGCTATTTATTTGGATGTGTGGCATGCCGATATTGAGGCTTTCCTCGATTTAAAACTGAACAATGGTGATGAACGCATGCGTGCACATGACATTTTCACCGGTGTTTGTCTGCCAGATTATTTCATGGAACAGGTAGAGAACCGAGGTGACTGGTATTTATTTGATCCGCATGAAGTCCGGCAAGTGATGGGGTATTCACTCGAGGATTTCTATGATGAAGAAAAAGGTGACGGATCGTGGCGTGAACGCTATCTGGAATGTGTAGCTTCAGACAAGTTGACGAAACGTGTCGTCCCAGCGATCGATATCATGAAACGTATCATGAAGTCACAGCTCGAATCGGGCACACCATTTATGTTTTACCGTGATGAAGTGAACCGGCAAAACAACAATCCGCACGAGGGCATGATTTACTGCTCCAACTTGTGCACGGAAATTACGCAAAATCAGTCCCCGACGGAATTTTTGGAAGAAGTGACGGAAGAGGACGGGACCATTGTTCAAAAATATAAACCAGGTGACTATGTCGTTTGTAACTTAAGTTCGATCAATCTTGGACGCGCCGTGCCGGACCAGGTGCTGGAGCGGCTCATTCGGATTCAAGTGCGCATGTTGGACAATGTGATAGATATTAACACACTGCCACTTACCCAAACCCAGCTGACGAACCGGAAATACCGTGCTATTGGACTCGGCACATTCGGCTGGCACCATCTTCTCGCTAAAAAACATATTCAATGGGAATCAGAAGAAGCGGTAGCCTATGCTGATGAACTGTATGAAAAAATCGCCTATCTGACCATCCGGACGAGTATGGAGCTAAGCCACGAAAAAGGCAGTTACCCGGTGTTTACCGGAAGCAAGTGGCAAACAGGTAAGTATTTCACCGACAAAGGGTATACAGGGGAAAAATGGGAGCAACTGCAGCGTGACGTGGCCACTTACGGCATCCGCAACGGCTATTTAATGGCGGTAGCACCGAACTCGTCCACATCGATGATCGCCGGCTCAACAGCCAGCATCGACCCGGTATTCCAGCCGTTTTATTTTGAAGAAAAGAAAGACTTTAAAATACCTTTCACCGCACCGGACTTGGATCATCACACGTACAGCATTTATCGGCGCTCGGCCTACATTGTCGATCAGCGCTTGTCTGTCCGGCAGAACGCAGCCCGGCAGAAGCATATTGACCAGAGTATTTCGTTCAATTTTTACGTGCCACATACGATTAAAGCATCTGTTTTGCTTAACTTGCATTTGCAAGCGTGGCGCGAAGGCTTGAAGACAACGTATTATGTCCGATCAACGGCTAATGATGTTGAGGAATGTGAGTGGTGTGAAAGTTGA
- a CDS encoding Na+/H+ antiporter NhaC family protein, protein MDWLSLIPFLIVIGLSIWLKKILPGLVLGVLVGALLVEFSILGGTRKSVDYIVTTLSDENNIKIIAFLYLFGGLIGMMNISGGIKGFSEWIGDKIKSQRGLLSLIWGTLPFTFMMPMFRTMMIGPVVKSLMKDMRISKRKVGFTLDVSTSSVIVLLPVATAFVGFMISLVESGVQKHHLDMDPYQIFLLSILFNFFAIAMLVIGLIRTFWSPSKKERAPKQKGKKSNQDDKEDYHRAGIKKELSTVKAQPWNLIVPLALLLGLTLFLLWQDGVSKGADTIFQAFSEADATFVMLLGVFSTLILTFIFYMVRRQSMAETIYHFYDGGNQLMQAIILLILVWALSLVTEDLGFSNFINATIGTFLPGFTIPAIVFVLGAIVSYFLGSSWGTWGIFMPLGMALAVSTGASIPLTVGAVFASGSFGSMTSPLGDTTITTASILEMPLVAYARYKLKVCAIGAGIATALYLAAGFFLT, encoded by the coding sequence ATGGATTGGCTTTCTTTAATTCCATTTCTTATCGTGATTGGATTATCGATATGGCTGAAAAAGATTTTGCCCGGACTCGTGCTTGGAGTGCTTGTTGGCGCCTTGCTAGTCGAGTTCAGTATACTTGGTGGAACTCGTAAATCCGTTGACTATATCGTGACAACGTTATCTGATGAAAACAATATAAAAATTATTGCCTTTCTCTATCTGTTTGGCGGTCTGATTGGCATGATGAATATTTCAGGTGGTATCAAGGGCTTTTCAGAATGGATTGGTGACAAAATCAAGTCACAGCGCGGACTGCTCAGTCTTATTTGGGGGACACTTCCGTTCACGTTCATGATGCCGATGTTTCGCACAATGATGATCGGCCCAGTTGTGAAATCGCTCATGAAAGATATGCGCATTTCTAAACGTAAGGTCGGATTTACACTGGACGTGTCAACGAGTTCGGTCATCGTTCTTTTACCTGTAGCAACCGCATTTGTTGGGTTCATGATCTCACTCGTGGAAAGCGGCGTCCAAAAACACCATTTAGATATGGATCCATATCAGATTTTTTTACTCAGTATTTTGTTTAATTTCTTTGCGATTGCCATGCTTGTGATTGGATTAATACGAACGTTCTGGTCACCTTCAAAAAAAGAAAGAGCACCAAAACAAAAAGGCAAAAAGAGCAATCAGGATGATAAGGAGGATTACCATCGCGCTGGCATAAAAAAAGAGCTGTCAACAGTCAAAGCACAGCCGTGGAACCTGATTGTACCGCTCGCTCTTTTGTTGGGACTTACATTGTTTTTGTTGTGGCAAGATGGTGTGTCCAAAGGGGCGGATACCATCTTTCAAGCCTTTTCCGAAGCAGATGCTACGTTTGTTATGCTGCTCGGTGTATTTTCGACGCTGATTTTAACATTTATTTTTTACATGGTTCGCCGTCAATCTATGGCAGAAACCATTTATCATTTTTATGATGGTGGTAACCAGCTCATGCAGGCAATTATCTTATTAATCCTTGTTTGGGCATTATCGCTGGTCACCGAGGATCTTGGTTTTTCTAACTTTATCAATGCCACAATTGGAACGTTTTTGCCTGGTTTTACGATACCAGCCATCGTGTTTGTACTTGGAGCAATCGTTAGCTATTTTCTCGGTTCCTCGTGGGGAACGTGGGGGATATTTATGCCACTCGGAATGGCGCTAGCTGTTTCCACAGGAGCATCTATACCACTGACGGTCGGTGCTGTCTTTGCGAGTGGTTCATTCGGTTCCATGACCTCACCACTTGGAGATACGACAATTACTACCGCGTCTATTCTAGAAATGCCATTAGTCGCTTATGCCCGCTATAAGTTGAAAGTCTGTGCGATTGGAGCTGGTATCGCAACTGCGCTTTACCTTGCCGCCGGATTTTTTCTTACTTAA
- a CDS encoding cysteine hydrolase family protein, with product MNKVYSLEAKPYNFEFNAEKTALVIIDMQRDFCAPGGFGEKLGNDITLTRSIIPNIEKVLEASREKGMFVVHTREGHRPDLSDCPPSKLNRGSKQGAGIGDEGPMGRILVRGEYGHDIVDELKPVEGEVIIDKPGKGAFYQTDLDVILKNKGITNLLVAGVTTHVCVQSTLREANDRGFDCLLLEDCAAAFDSKDHEDSIRMINQQGGIFGWTAPSENLLTSLGE from the coding sequence ATGAATAAAGTGTATTCTTTAGAGGCAAAACCTTATAACTTTGAATTTAATGCAGAAAAAACTGCACTGGTAATTATCGATATGCAACGTGATTTCTGTGCGCCTGGTGGATTTGGTGAAAAGCTGGGAAATGATATCACTCTGACACGATCCATTATCCCGAATATTGAGAAGGTACTGGAAGCATCCCGTGAAAAAGGCATGTTTGTTGTCCACACCCGTGAAGGGCATCGTCCGGATTTATCCGATTGCCCACCAAGTAAGCTGAATCGCGGTAGTAAACAAGGTGCAGGAATTGGTGATGAAGGTCCAATGGGTAGAATACTAGTTCGCGGGGAATACGGTCATGATATCGTGGACGAGTTAAAGCCTGTTGAGGGCGAGGTTATTATTGATAAGCCCGGTAAAGGTGCTTTTTACCAGACAGATTTGGACGTGATTTTGAAAAACAAAGGAATCACAAATTTACTTGTGGCCGGTGTAACGACTCATGTATGTGTTCAATCTACGCTTCGGGAAGCTAATGACCGTGGTTTTGATTGTTTATTGCTGGAAGACTGTGCGGCTGCATTTGACTCCAAGGATCATGAAGATTCCATTCGAATGATTAATCAGCAAGGCGGAATTTTTGGATGGACGGCTCCGTCAGAGAATCTTCTTACATCACTTGGTGAATAA
- a CDS encoding BCCT family transporter, with protein MNKKLIDWPTFIGALVILLAVSIPLAVFPKSGKEIVNMANNFMTGNFGVLYLIFGLATFAFLIYVSFSKNGQIKLGDQDSEKEFGTFSWAAMLFAAGIGSSILYWAMIEWAHYYQGPPFGIEGESKEAIQWAPAYGIFHWGPMAWAIYTLPSLPIAYFYYVRKKPVLKISEAVRPVLGKLVDTPLGNIIDVLFMFGLMGGAGTTLALGTPMIAQGVNDVTGLPPNLVTKTIIMLLCTTIFAISAYSGLRRGIKVLSDVNLWLAIFILAFIFVLGPTVFISETTFTSLGLILNNFFKMATWLEPFANVGGFTETGFPEAWTVFYWAWWLVYAPFVGLFVARISRGRTIQEMILGTILYGTLGSVLFFGIMGNYGLHLQLTGAFDVVGYMNENSPQAAIIAILDHLPMAVIIVPLFTILAIIFLATTFDSSSYILAAVVQKEVQKEPIRWNRLFWAFTLCLMPLVLMYVGDLATLQTASIVAGFPVLFIMGLLTWSFMKASNEDLRASKDYEPPTIYINRREIVQRARERQERQAARKTSQHRNPDQ; from the coding sequence ATGAACAAAAAACTGATTGATTGGCCAACATTTATTGGCGCTTTAGTCATATTGCTTGCAGTCTCCATTCCACTTGCCGTATTTCCTAAGTCCGGGAAAGAAATTGTTAATATGGCAAATAACTTTATGACCGGCAATTTTGGGGTACTTTATTTAATTTTTGGACTGGCTACTTTTGCCTTTCTTATTTATGTTTCCTTCAGTAAAAATGGTCAAATTAAACTTGGTGACCAAGATTCTGAGAAGGAATTTGGTACGTTTTCTTGGGCAGCAATGCTTTTCGCTGCCGGTATCGGCTCTAGTATCCTGTATTGGGCAATGATTGAGTGGGCTCATTATTATCAAGGTCCGCCATTTGGTATAGAAGGAGAATCCAAGGAAGCCATTCAATGGGCGCCGGCATATGGGATTTTCCATTGGGGACCGATGGCATGGGCCATTTATACGTTACCATCCCTGCCAATTGCTTATTTCTATTATGTACGAAAAAAACCAGTTCTGAAAATAAGTGAAGCGGTTCGGCCGGTTCTTGGTAAGTTAGTCGACACACCGCTTGGTAATATCATTGATGTGTTATTTATGTTCGGGCTCATGGGAGGTGCCGGGACAACGCTAGCACTTGGGACACCGATGATTGCCCAGGGCGTGAATGATGTTACCGGATTGCCGCCAAATTTGGTTACGAAAACCATTATCATGCTGCTATGTACAACCATTTTTGCCATTAGTGCATACTCGGGGCTCCGGCGCGGCATTAAAGTGTTGAGTGATGTCAACTTATGGCTTGCTATTTTTATTCTTGCTTTTATCTTTGTCCTTGGTCCGACAGTATTCATTAGTGAAACGACCTTTACAAGCTTAGGACTGATTTTAAACAACTTCTTCAAAATGGCGACATGGTTAGAACCGTTTGCTAATGTGGGCGGCTTTACGGAAACAGGATTCCCAGAGGCATGGACGGTATTCTATTGGGCATGGTGGCTTGTATATGCACCGTTTGTCGGACTGTTCGTAGCACGTATTTCCCGTGGTCGCACTATACAGGAAATGATTCTAGGTACAATCCTGTATGGTACGCTAGGTAGTGTCCTGTTTTTCGGTATTATGGGAAACTATGGACTACACCTGCAGCTAACCGGCGCCTTTGATGTTGTCGGGTATATGAATGAAAACAGTCCACAGGCGGCTATCATAGCGATTCTTGATCACTTGCCAATGGCAGTCATTATAGTGCCTTTATTTACGATACTAGCCATCATCTTTCTGGCAACAACGTTTGATTCTTCCTCCTACATTTTGGCAGCAGTTGTGCAAAAGGAAGTGCAAAAAGAGCCCATACGCTGGAATCGACTATTCTGGGCGTTCACACTGTGTCTGATGCCACTTGTACTTATGTATGTTGGTGACTTAGCGACGCTGCAGACAGCAAGTATTGTTGCCGGTTTCCCAGTGTTATTCATTATGGGACTATTAACGTGGTCATTCATGAAGGCATCCAATGAAGATTTGCGCGCATCCAAAGACTATGAACCCCCAACGATTTACATCAACCGCCGGGAAATTGTCCAGCGCGCCCGTGAGCGGCAAGAACGGCAAGCAGCACGTAAAACATCACAGCATAGAAATCCTGATCAATAG